GCTCCAAGACTGAGTTCAACCTGCTGGCTGAAAGTGTTTTCTCGGGAATAGGCATTAAGAACTTCAACAGTCTCATCAAAATCAATTTCTTCAAGAAAATCGGTCTTTTCATCCCAGAGCGTCAGTCTTATTTTGCCCGTAGAATCTCCAAGAAGAATGTTCCCTACTCTGCCGGCAGATCCATCTTTTTTCTCGAAAGTCCGGGTTTCTGAGATATCAAGTACTCTGCCTGACACATTAATATTATTCATGTCAGCTTTTATGTCTGCAACAGGGGTGAATTCTTCCTCATATTCTACTTTCTTTTCACTTTTCCTGATTATGCTCCGATTCCCTATCTGCAGTTCAATTTTCTGGGTAAAGGCATTTTGCCGAGCGTAAGCATTGACGAGCTCAACAGTATCCCCATACTCAATTTGATTTAGAAAATCAGTTTTTTCATCCCAAAGGGTTACTCTGAGTGTACCTGTCTCGTCTCCGAGCATCAGGTTTCCCACCCTTCCACTATTGCCGTCTTTACGCTGGAAGGTTCTGACTTCAGAAATTTCAAGTACCTTTCCGGTAAGGTTGAGGTCTCCCATGCCATCTTTTATGTCCTTTATTTTCTGGGTGCTCGAAACCACATCAACCTCTTCTTCACTTTCGGTCAGGACTCCATTGTTGCCGATGTTAACTTCCACTCCGGAGTATCCCTGCTTTGCAAATCCACTAACCTGAACGGTTTGTCCTACCTTTACTTTTCCGGTTTTAATCAGGTCTGCCATGTTGTCCCAGAGTGTTAACTTTACTTTCCCTGTCTCATCTCCAACGATAAGGTTTCCTACTCTGCCTATGGTCCCGTCATTCCGTGTGAACTCTTTAATATCGAAAACCGAAATAATTCTTGCAATAAAATTAACAGGTCCGCTTTCTGGGGTAATATTTTCTATTTTTATACTGTCTCTGCCAGCATCCGAGAATCCGAGTTCATTAGCGACCAGCATGGCAGCCATAGCCTCATCACAAAGTCCTCCCATGTTCTCGACCTTTTCCTGTGTACGCTGCAGGAAATCCTCTCTACTTATGACATGGCTGAGCTTCTTATAAATACTTTCAATATCGGTCATGTTACTCCCTTGAATCGTTGATCCCTATTTTCAATGCTTGGTGATGCTTTCTTCAGTATATGTACTTGCCTTAAAAGTTAGCTTGCCTTAAACATCAGGTGTTCGTCCCTGAAGGAACGTTAATGTGAGCTTTATCTCAAGACGTGAATTGTTTTGAAGATGCGGAATATAAGATATTAATCGTTTTGGAAACCTGAAATATTTCAGGACAAGATTTGATATAAAATTAAGATCATTATTTTTTAAGTTTAGGTAGTTCAGGTAAAATATTTCTTAATCTCGTATGAGAATAACCAGATCCTATACGTCCTTTCGCTAATGCATAATAAGAATATCCCTGAAAATTAAATATTATTTGGTAAGTCTGCTTCTTTTCCGGTCATTCTTTAAAGATTGTTACTTCTTAAAGATCCCTTGATACGGTATGTAAGGTGTCTTACTAAAGATTACCGTATGCAGGGTGAAAGTATTCTACCAGGAAATGAGATTTTATATGCTGAGAAACCATCTTGAGAGTGAGTACCTTAAGTGTTTTATGTCGAGATCGGGCTTATAGTGGGGATCTATTCTGCAACAACCCTTCTTTTTTCTTTTATTTTCGGAAGGCTTGCTGACTTCCATCACCTGCGTACGGTACTTCTTGGAGGTTTTGGATTTGCTGTAGTCTCTTTTTTTATTTCAGGTCTTTGCCACCGACCCTTCCACTCTCATGCTTGCAAGAGCTTTAGCCGGTTTCATTGTTGGAATCCCTCCGGGAGCCCTTATAGCCTATGTCCATTATCAAAAGCAGAGTCTGGGAAGGTTTATTTCTCTGGGATCTCTCGGCTGGATGGCAGATTTTTTCACTGCAGACCTAGTAGGGGTAAGAATGAACCTGCTTTTCATACTTTCATCTCTCTGTTGCACTTTCTGTTTTCTGCAGGCTTTCCCTCCGGGAACTTGGAGCAAGTGCCTTCTGGATAGGAATCATTTATGCTATAAATCCCGCAATCCAGTTTCTAATAATGCGCATGCTTGATCCATTTGAAAATGAAAAGCTGATCTATGCAGGCTACCTGCTCTCAGGGATTGGTTTTATCAGCTACTTTTGCCCCTTCTCTACAAAGCCCTTGGGAAGACGGCAGGCACGAATAATGCCTGAAAGATAGCCTAGATGTAGAGAATCAGAATTTTTAAAGTAAGACGTAAAATTCTCTTTTCAAAAACCAGTTTTAAGAAATAAAGTTAATTAAAACAAAACCTTATTTATGGTAAAGTTTCATTATGTACGTGATATCATGATTCGAAAATGCACTGAGCACGGCTATTTTAGAGGAGGCAGCTGTCAGCAGTGTAAACGCCCTGGTAGATACGTGCTGGATGATGGTAGAGAAGAAAAGCTTGGCAGGTTTGTATCAGGCACTCTCCGACACTTCCCGGCATCTGCAGGGGTTAGAATGGATAAATACGGCTGGGTGGACCTTAACGTTTTCTGTGAGGTTATGAAAAAGCGTTACAACTGGATGAGAAAAGAATACCTTTATGCCCTTGTGGAGTCTGATGAAAAGGGAAGATATCAGATAAGCGGATCCATGATCAGAGCGCGCTACGGACATTCCGTTGACGTCAATCTTGACTACGAAGAAAGTGATACTCCGTACGTATACTATGGAGCAAGCCCTGAGGAGGTCGATGTCCTGCTTGAGAACGGAATTTTCCCTATCAAACAGCGCTATGTACATCTCAGTACTACATATGAAAAGGCAGCTGAAGTTGCCCTGATTCATACCGAAAGTCCTGTGATCCTTCAGGTTGATGCCTTTAGAGCTCAGGAAGACGGAATTTCTCTGAAGCTTGCAACAGATTACATCGTACTTGCAGAAAAGATACCTCCTGAGTATCTGTTTGTACTCGAGGACTAATTTCTTGTTACCATTTTTCTTATTCTCTCACGATTTTTTTCACATATTTTTTTGCTAATTTTTCTGCTGGTTTTCTTTCATTTTTTTTCTTTTTTATCCATCTACTGAGACTTCAAAAAGGCCTTCTTTCTCTTCTATTCTAAACTTCACATTGAGAAACTGTTCTGTGACCCAGATATTTGTTGCCGCGTGCAAGGTCAGTTCGCGCACCGTGTAAGAACTGTTGCCTGCAAGTGCCATATACGGGATCAACTGGTCTGCCAGATGCATATCCACAGCAGCTCCTGCTCTGAGTTCTGCAATAATTTCTTCTGCAGCGCGCCTGCCCACTTTTTCAGCAGGTAGTCCCCTCTCTCCGAGAGCACTTCCCCCGCAATAACCTGTCCATAGAGTTATCCCGCTTCCTGTGGAAAACGATTCGTGTGACTGGACATCAATCCGTGAGCCATATCCGGCTTCAAGAAGAAGGGACTCAGCAGCTTCAGCCTGGCGAGCAGGTACATGGGCTGGAAGATTCGATGTGTGTGAAACTCCTATAATTTTTCTTTTCTGGCTCTCTTCTTCGAAACCTTCTTCACCTACCAGTTTTTCCCCGAATTTTTCATTTTCTTCTGTCTTCCGGAAATGAAAACCATGAAGTTTGCAGGGCTTAAAAATAGCCGAGACATTTCCTCCTCCCCTGGGATAGTAACCGCGCTCTCTCAGGGTTACGCTGCCCACGTATCCTAGCTGTTCAAGTGCCCTGAGAGTTATATGCTGAAGGTAGTCCACTGTAGGAGACCAGGCAACGTCAGTCCCACCTCTAATTGTTAACTCAACCTTTTCTTTTGCAAAAGGCAAGGCTGGCATAATGCATTGCAAAAGCAGGGTTATGCTTCCTGCGGTTCCTATGTCAATATCGTACTTGCCTCCCTTTATTTCTATTGGAGAGAAAAATAGCTCCGAAGAACCCGGAAAAAGTCCTGAAACCTGTGCCCCGCATATCTTTGCTGCAGTTTCCAGAGATTTAAGGTGTTGCTGTTTCAGGCCTGGGTTTGGCCTATTTTTTCTTATATTCGTAACCTTTATTTCTTTTCCAGTAACCGCAGAAAGGGCAACAGCGGTTCTGACTAACTGTCCGCCCCCTTCTCCATAAGAACCGTCAATTTCTATCAATTTCCCTCTCCCTGTATCTCACTTAACTTTTAAGCCGGCTTTTCACTTAACTTTTAATTCAGTTTTTCGCCTGATTTTTCTTCAGTTTTCGCTCAGCTCTCCACTCAGCTTTTCACCTTGTTTTTACTTAGTTTTTTCAATTTATTTTCACTTTGTGACTTCTGTGTCTTTAATCTAATTTCTCATCTGGACTCTTTTCATTTGCTTTAATTTCTCGCATATTTCTGACTGCAGATTTTACAGCCGGAATGAGAGGATCAACAAGCATGGAAACCGGAGGGGCGTAACAGGTCTCAAGGCTAAGAAGGTCTTTTACTGTTGTTTTCTTTCTTATCGCAAGGGAAAGGGCATCAATTCTTTCTTTTATACCTTCTCCTCCTGCGAGTTGCGCTCCTGCAAGGCAATTGCCTTTAAAAAGAAGTTTTACGTAGAGGTCTTTTCGCCCCGGATAGTAAGAAGCTCTTGTGCGTCCCCGGGAAAAGCCGGTTACAACTTTTATTCCCTGCCTCTCCGCTTCTCCTGATGTGAGTCCTACTCCTCCGAACTGCAGGTTCCCGGCAATGGCTACCCAGGGATCGGCAAGAGGGCCGAAAGTAGAATGTTTGCCTGTTATATTGTTTCCTATTACGTCTGCCATATGCCGTGCTGTTGTGCCCAGCTGGCTTAGCCTCTGTTCTCCGGTCACAAGATCGGTAACTTCAGCACATTCTCCCCCTGCGTACACATTGGGTAGAAACTTCTCTCCTGTCTTTACCTGAAGCATTTCATTTACGACTATTCCTCCTGCTTTTCCAATAGTTATTCCTGCTTCTTCGGCAAGGCAGGTTTCTGGTTTTACGCCTGTTGCCAGGAGTACAAGATCTGCAGGAAACTGCCTGTCCTTTACAAGTATGGTTTTTTGTTTCCAGAAATTTTCAGGTAAAAGTACAGTTTCTCCTGTGATAACTTCCACGCCCAGCGCTTTAAGCTGTGCCCTGACAATTGCAGACATATCTGAATCAAACTGCCTGGAAAGCAGGTCTTTGTTTCGGGTTATGAGGATGGTCTTAATCCCCCTTCTTGTAAGAGCTGAAGCACACTCGATCCCTATCGTGCCTCCGCCTACAATGCAGACTATCCGGGCAGTCTCCAGTGCTTTTCCAAAAAGCATACCGTCAGCAAGAGTCCTGAGCGTAAAAATTCCGTAAGGCATAATATTTGCCTGGCTTTTTCGTAATATAAATGGCAGGCTTCCCGTGGCAATTACCAGCTTGTCAAAATGATAGATCCCTTCCCCTGTCAGGATAACCTGCCCTGTCAGATCTATTGAAATTACTTTCTCGTTCAGCCTCACATCTATTTTGTTTTCTCTGAAAAAATCGGGAGGCTTTACAATCAGTTTTTCAAAATTTTCGATTTCCCTTCCCAGAACAAAGGGGATTCCGCAGTGACTGTAAGCGGTGTGAGAATCACATGAAAGTACAATTATATTGAAATCGCTCTGCCTTCGAATTTTAGTTGCAGCTGCCATCCCACAGGCTCCCCCTCCTATAATGACAACTTTTGTAGACTCTTTCTCTGTTCGGGCATGTGTTGAGATCTTTTCAGAAATTCCTTCCTGAACTTTACCTGCTGTTCGAGAATTCCCACCAGTATCTTTTGCTCCAGAATCGCTTCCCATACTTTTCATAATGGTGCTTCGCACCTATTATAAGTTTTTAAATGCAAAAAAAAACTTTTAACTTCCTTAAAAGAATATCTCTTTGAAACAGTTTTCTTTAAATATCTATCCTTTTTTCTTTAAAATAATCTTTTAAGGTATTTTTTAGGTAAAGTATGTATAAGTGTTTTAAAATGAATCTAAGCGTTTTAAGGGATAAATAGCTTAAATGGGGGTCTGAACGAGCGAGTTGGGAGTGGGGGGGTTAGTATATAAAACAGTGTATTTTCTCGCTCGTTCAAATTTTAGACGTCTTTTGTTTTATATATACTTTTCTAAATTTTTCCAATCAGGTACTTTTTAGAATCTTAATAATCTTTCCAGAAAGTTACTATCCTTAAATTTATCAAGAGCAAATTAAAAAATTCGGGTTTAATTAACTTCTTAAATAACCACAAAGTTCTTAAAGCCTGCAGGCATTAAACATATGAATTTAAGACACATGACGTACAGGATTCCTGTTTTGCCGAAATTGGTTTGAAGCAGGCGGGAGCTGTTCTGTCAGGTCATATCATAAATTAACAATATCATCCATTCATCACTACTGGATTCGTAAAGAGTTTCACTTAACTAAACGTATGCAAACTTAATAGAAATTTCAGATTATACATAATATTACCAATTCAGGGCTAATATTCTCAAGTCCAAAATAACCTTATATTAATATCACCCATGAAGCGAAAGTCAAAAAGTGCTTTCAACAAACCTGATGCATTCCATTCACTGCTTTACCACTTATCGTTTAGGGATACTTGTTTAAGATAAAAAAGGCGTCAGGGACACTTAAGCCACTCACGCCTCAGTTTTATTCCATTTCTAGGAATATCTCTGAAGTCTTCAGACATCAGGCGATTGAATCGCAACACATAATTTGACTTACGGCTCTGAGATCTATTTCAGATCAATAATAAGCTTATGTTAGGGCGAAGACCTTTGTGCAGATACAAAAAAGCTTACTTTAAACATTTCGGTGTCTGTTTACTCTGGTCGAAAGCCAAAGAATAGCTCTATCTGTGAGAACTCTAAAACCAGACTGATATTGATCTGGCATTTACCTTGCAGGTAAGAACTTTCATCAAGCAACAGTCAGGAAGTGTTCCGTCGGTTTAATTCTCCTGGCATAAGCGCAACAGGCAGTTGCAGACGGTCCGGAATTTCTCTTTCCGGTTACAGTAATCTTTAATTCTGAAATCTGCCTTTTCAAGGGTGTATTATCCCTGACCTGGTTCTAAATCTGATTTTGCTATTACTTTTGTATTCTCCAGCTCACTATGGGCTTCCAGCACGTTTCCAGGGATATTGAGAAATCACTTAAGGAAAAATTTTTCGTAATAAATACTTCATGATAAATCATTACAAAGTCTGGGAGAATTTAAATGCAAAATACGGATACCACAAAATACATTATTCACTCTAAAATCAATGCTGATGGGGTTATTGAGCGTCCTGATATCGTAGGCGCAATTTTTGGTCAGACCGAAGGACTGCTTGGGGCTGATCTTGATCTGCGCGATTTGCAAAAAACCGGCAGGATCGGAAGGATCGAGGTAATGGTTACCGCAAAAGGTGGAAAGACCAAAGGAAATATCTTCGTTCCTTCGAGCCTTGATAAGGTAGAGACATCCATTCTTGCAGCGTCTCTGGAAACCATTGATAGGGTAGGTCCCTGCAGTGCCAAGATCGAGGTTTTCCAGGTGGAAGATGTAAGGGCTGTAAAACGTAAAAAGATTATTGAAAGAGCAAAACTCATCTTTACGAAGATGTTCGATGAGACTGTGCCCGAATCTCAGGAACTTGCCGATGAGGTCAGACAGTCCGTCAGGGTTGATGAGCTGACTTATTATGGGAAGTCAAGAATACCCTGCGGACCGAATGTACTTAACTCGGATGCTATTATTATTGTTGAAGGCAGGGCTGATATCCTGAATCTGCTCCGCTACGGTATAAAAAATACCATCTGCGTGGGTGGAACTAACATTCCGCCTGAGGTCGCTGAACTTACCAAGAAGAAAACAGTGACTGCTTTCACGGATGGAGATCGGGGTGGAGAACTCATTATACGCGAACTTCTGCAGGTAGCAGATATAGACTATGTTGCTCGTGCTCCAGACGGTAAATGTGTAGAAGACCTGGTTCAGAAAGAAATTATTAGAGCCCTTCGTCGCAAAGTTCCAGTGGAACAGATTATTGAAAAGTACGGCATCCAGGAAAAAGAAAGTGAGGATAGCGCCTGCAGGCTGGAACGTGTTTCCAAGAGAAAGATGAGAGCGCCGGAAATAGTTCCCAGGACCGCTGAAAAGAAGCTACACAAACGTGTGAAGGTTCACAGGGTATCTCCAAAAGCAGATGTTCATGAAGAGGAATTCCCCGAAGAAATGGAAGAGATTGGTTCTGAAAAAGCTCTTGAAAGAACCTCCGAAAAAATCGTAGAAAAAATTCCTGAAAGGCTCGCTGAAAAAACTTCCGTAATGGCAGAAAAAATTGAGGGCAGACCAGCTGTTGCAAAGCCTGCAGTCATGGCAAGGGCAGTTTCGGCCACCAGAGTTCCAAGAGGAAAGCCTGTAGCTGAGAAAGTTCCAACTGTGAAGGTCCCTGGTGGAGAGGCAGTAAGGGTTTCCCCTGCTCCTGCCAGACCGGTTCCGGCTCCAGTCTCTCCGGAAGCTGCGAGGTTCAGACCGCACGTTGACGCTCTTAAAGGAACATTGACGGCAAGGATTCTGGACTCCGAAGATAAGATAGTAGAGGAAATTGCAGTCAGAGATCTTGCAAGCAGACTAAAGAACTACAGAGATAATGTGAAAAGTGTAGTTTTTGATGGCGTAATCACTCAGAGGCTTGTTGATATCGCTTCAAGTAATGCAATCAAAAATCTTGTAGGAGTAAAAATAGGAAATCTCGCTAAAGTTCCTGCAGATATGGAAGTTTTGACCTCCAGTATGCTCTGAAGAGGTCTTTTTACTTCTTTTTTTCATTTTTCTACCCGTTTTTTCTTTTTATATCTTTTCTTATTCTTTCAGAAAAAACAGTTGTTTTGTGCTGAATCCTCGTATAAAGTAATCTTTATTTTTTTCTAGGTCTAATTATCTCATTGTTATTATTTTATGTGTAACATTTATGTACATCTTCTGTGAAATCACCACGATTTAGTATGGTTTCACACTATGGCATCAAAGTTCACACTCTTCTCCATAATCTTTCATGATTTTTCATATACATTATATGGAAAAATTTATTAGTAAAAACTAGGAAGGGTATTTCCTCGGATAATTCTTTTATTCGGTTCAAGATAATATTTAATTGATCTTGTAAAATTGTAGGTCTGTTCGCTATGCACAAGGAAGAACTAATACAACTGCACACATATATGGCTCAAATGAAGAGGTACTTTGAGAGGCACGGTGTAACGCACGAGTTCGACGACTACAAGGCTTTATCGATAAGCCCCGTCCACATCCACAGGAGCAAGGCGGATCACAAGCGCGCAATTTTTATTTTGGGAGGCGAGCTTGCCACTCTCATGTCCAGGGACGATCCCATTTTCGAGGAAGCGTCTGCCCATATGAGAGATTCCATGAATTCCGTCATTAAGCTCATCGGTAATAACTGATAGGGCTCCTTATAGTAGTGAAGAATTCGTTGTCCGAGAATACGGGTTCGAGATATTTTTGTTTTGAGACCAGGAGACGGTATAGGTGCAGATGCATTTTCATAACCATACCGTCTTCTCCATCTGAATAATACTTTTTTTCAGTCCAACAGGGTATGAATCCTATCGATCTGTATAATTTTTGTGCACCAGTATTACTGGTTCTTACTTCCAGTCTTGCATATTTGAGTCCGTTTGCGACAAAGATATCACATATGGCATGGATTAGCTCTGTACCTATCCCTCTGCCCTGATATTCTCTTTTGACGCCGACAGAGAATATATGTCCTTCGTTTTCTGCTGAACGATAACC
The genomic region above belongs to Methanosarcina horonobensis HB-1 = JCM 15518 and contains:
- a CDS encoding OB-fold nucleic acid binding domain-containing protein (Replication protein A protects and stabilize the intermediate ssDNA that is generated by the unwinding action of a DNA helicase at the replication fork. In addition, SSBs prevent the formation of secondary structures by single-stranded template DNA.) translates to MTDIESIYKKLSHVISREDFLQRTQEKVENMGGLCDEAMAAMLVANELGFSDAGRDSIKIENITPESGPVNFIARIISVFDIKEFTRNDGTIGRVGNLIVGDETGKVKLTLWDNMADLIKTGKVKVGQTVQVSGFAKQGYSGVEVNIGNNGVLTESEEEVDVVSSTQKIKDIKDGMGDLNLTGKVLEISEVRTFQRKDGNSGRVGNLMLGDETGTLRVTLWDEKTDFLNQIEYGDTVELVNAYARQNAFTQKIELQIGNRSIIRKSEKKVEYEEEFTPVADIKADMNNINVSGRVLDISETRTFEKKDGSAGRVGNILLGDSTGKIRLTLWDEKTDFLEEIDFDETVEVLNAYSRENTFSQQVELSLGARGIIQKSEKKVEYREKFTDIADIIPGESYSVQGKISEVGELREFEREDGTENVVANLQLKDETGSVRLTLWGEQAYVIEDLDIDSEIQIIDAYARYGLNEEIELSVGNRSRVIIL
- a CDS encoding RNA 2'-phosphotransferase; amino-acid sequence: MIRKCTEHGYFRGGSCQQCKRPGRYVLDDGREEKLGRFVSGTLRHFPASAGVRMDKYGWVDLNVFCEVMKKRYNWMRKEYLYALVESDEKGRYQISGSMIRARYGHSVDVNLDYEESDTPYVYYGASPEEVDVLLENGIFPIKQRYVHLSTTYEKAAEVALIHTESPVILQVDAFRAQEDGISLKLATDYIVLAEKIPPEYLFVLED
- the rtcA gene encoding RNA 3'-terminal phosphate cyclase produces the protein MIEIDGSYGEGGGQLVRTAVALSAVTGKEIKVTNIRKNRPNPGLKQQHLKSLETAAKICGAQVSGLFPGSSELFFSPIEIKGGKYDIDIGTAGSITLLLQCIMPALPFAKEKVELTIRGGTDVAWSPTVDYLQHITLRALEQLGYVGSVTLRERGYYPRGGGNVSAIFKPCKLHGFHFRKTEENEKFGEKLVGEEGFEEESQKRKIIGVSHTSNLPAHVPARQAEAAESLLLEAGYGSRIDVQSHESFSTGSGITLWTGYCGGSALGERGLPAEKVGRRAAEEIIAELRAGAAVDMHLADQLIPYMALAGNSSYTVRELTLHAATNIWVTEQFLNVKFRIEEKEGLFEVSVDG
- a CDS encoding FAD-dependent oxidoreductase; its protein translation is MGSDSGAKDTGGNSRTAGKVQEGISEKISTHARTEKESTKVVIIGGGACGMAAATKIRRQSDFNIIVLSCDSHTAYSHCGIPFVLGREIENFEKLIVKPPDFFRENKIDVRLNEKVISIDLTGQVILTGEGIYHFDKLVIATGSLPFILRKSQANIMPYGIFTLRTLADGMLFGKALETARIVCIVGGGTIGIECASALTRRGIKTILITRNKDLLSRQFDSDMSAIVRAQLKALGVEVITGETVLLPENFWKQKTILVKDRQFPADLVLLATGVKPETCLAEEAGITIGKAGGIVVNEMLQVKTGEKFLPNVYAGGECAEVTDLVTGEQRLSQLGTTARHMADVIGNNITGKHSTFGPLADPWVAIAGNLQFGGVGLTSGEAERQGIKVVTGFSRGRTRASYYPGRKDLYVKLLFKGNCLAGAQLAGGEGIKERIDALSLAIRKKTTVKDLLSLETCYAPPVSMLVDPLIPAVKSAVRNMREIKANEKSPDEKLD
- the dnaG gene encoding DNA primase DnaG; the protein is MQNTDTTKYIIHSKINADGVIERPDIVGAIFGQTEGLLGADLDLRDLQKTGRIGRIEVMVTAKGGKTKGNIFVPSSLDKVETSILAASLETIDRVGPCSAKIEVFQVEDVRAVKRKKIIERAKLIFTKMFDETVPESQELADEVRQSVRVDELTYYGKSRIPCGPNVLNSDAIIIVEGRADILNLLRYGIKNTICVGGTNIPPEVAELTKKKTVTAFTDGDRGGELIIRELLQVADIDYVARAPDGKCVEDLVQKEIIRALRRKVPVEQIIEKYGIQEKESEDSACRLERVSKRKMRAPEIVPRTAEKKLHKRVKVHRVSPKADVHEEEFPEEMEEIGSEKALERTSEKIVEKIPERLAEKTSVMAEKIEGRPAVAKPAVMARAVSATRVPRGKPVAEKVPTVKVPGGEAVRVSPAPARPVPAPVSPEAARFRPHVDALKGTLTARILDSEDKIVEEIAVRDLASRLKNYRDNVKSVVFDGVITQRLVDIASSNAIKNLVGVKIGNLAKVPADMEVLTSSML
- a CDS encoding UPF0058 family protein produces the protein MKRYFERHGVTHEFDDYKALSISPVHIHRSKADHKRAIFILGGELATLMSRDDPIFEEASAHMRDSMNSVIKLIGNN
- the rimI gene encoding ribosomal protein S18-alanine N-acetyltransferase — encoded protein: MVEIYNEIMIRRFAPEDFQQIVEIEEEAFSEHNSLVYMNFYEMVGDGFLVAEQDGKVVGYVVGYRSAENEGHIFSVGVKREYQGRGIGTELIHAICDIFVANGLKYARLEVRTSNTGAQKLYRSIGFIPCWTEKKYYSDGEDGMVMKMHLHLYRLLVSKQKYLEPVFSDNEFFTTIRSPISYYR